The following coding sequences lie in one Yoonia sp. G8-12 genomic window:
- a CDS encoding D-amino acid dehydrogenase yields MPSIAVLGAGITGVTTAYSLHKRGYDVTVFDRQRYAAMETSFANGGQLSASNAEVWNQWSTVLKGIKWMLQQDAPLSVNPTPSWHKMSWMASFLANIPHYKANTVATARMAVTARAGLAEMADHAGIDFDFTPAGILHFYKTEKDFAHARKVTDLLAQGGLARRELSSEETLAKEPALRGDVLGGFWTESDSTGDIHKFTVGLAAWLRQQGVLFEMGHAVDDVVADGNGVTVRGRVEQRFDAVVVSAGVASRGFAKKLGDRVNVYPVKGYSITVNLPDAQSQAAAPTVSLLDDKAKIVTSRLGHDRFRIAGTAEFNGENRDIRADRVKPLVQWCETHFPDISTENVVPWAGLRPMMPNMMPRVGAGRHPRVFYNTGHGHLGWTLCAATADLVATTVQSRVFAPKSHSIQQHTLKSA; encoded by the coding sequence ATGCCTTCGATCGCTGTTCTCGGCGCTGGGATTACCGGCGTCACCACTGCTTATTCGCTTCACAAACGTGGCTATGACGTCACCGTTTTTGATCGCCAGCGTTACGCTGCGATGGAAACCAGCTTTGCCAATGGTGGCCAGTTAAGTGCCTCCAATGCTGAAGTCTGGAATCAATGGTCAACTGTTCTGAAAGGCATCAAATGGATGCTGCAACAAGACGCGCCTTTGTCTGTGAACCCGACACCCAGTTGGCATAAGATGAGCTGGATGGCGTCATTTCTGGCAAATATCCCGCACTATAAGGCCAATACTGTGGCGACCGCACGTATGGCGGTGACAGCGCGCGCAGGTCTGGCGGAAATGGCAGATCATGCAGGGATTGATTTTGATTTCACGCCTGCGGGGATTTTGCATTTCTACAAGACCGAAAAAGATTTTGCCCATGCCCGCAAGGTCACTGATCTTCTGGCCCAAGGCGGGTTGGCGCGGCGCGAACTAAGCTCAGAAGAAACCCTTGCCAAAGAGCCCGCATTGCGCGGGGACGTTTTGGGTGGCTTCTGGACCGAAAGCGATAGTACTGGCGACATACATAAATTCACCGTTGGTCTGGCCGCTTGGCTGCGCCAGCAGGGTGTCTTGTTTGAGATGGGCCATGCGGTGGATGATGTGGTGGCCGATGGGAACGGTGTGACGGTACGCGGGCGCGTAGAACAGCGATTTGATGCGGTGGTCGTCTCAGCCGGTGTTGCATCGCGTGGATTTGCCAAAAAGCTAGGCGACCGCGTGAATGTTTATCCGGTGAAAGGCTATTCCATCACGGTCAACCTGCCTGATGCCCAATCGCAGGCGGCGGCACCCACGGTTTCACTTTTGGATGACAAGGCCAAGATCGTTACCTCGCGTTTGGGCCATGACCGGTTCCGGATTGCAGGGACGGCAGAATTCAATGGCGAGAACCGCGATATTCGCGCTGACCGTGTGAAACCGCTGGTGCAGTGGTGCGAAACGCATTTTCCTGATATCAGCACCGAAAATGTCGTGCCTTGGGCGGGCTTGCGGCCAATGATGCCCAATATGATGCCGCGCGTTGGCGCCGGGCGGCATCCGCGTGTTTTCTACAACACCGGACACGGACATCTTGGCTGGACACTCTGCGCGGCGACGGCTGATCTCGTTGCAACAACGGTACAGTCGCGTGTTTTCGCACCGAAATCTCACAGTATACAACAGCATACATTGAAATCAGCCTGA
- a CDS encoding DNA polymerase IV: MPALCRDCLTTFDNETRCPQCRSPRVTRHPELFALTIAHMDCDAFYASVEKRDNPALADKPVIIGGGRRGVVSTACYVARIKGVKSAMPMFQALKLCPEAVVVRPNFAAYTEASRAIRAMMDELTPVVEPLSLDEAFMDMTGTERLHHAPPAVMLARLIKRMKTELGLTGSIGLSHNKFLAKVASDLDKPRGFSIIGKAETTEFLRPKSTRLIWGIGPAAQASLEAVGIRTFDDLLRWDRRDLHDRFGGMGERLYSLARGEDGRRISSHSPVKTLSNETTFNENTGDVDILDGHLWRMAEKVSARAKAQDKAGRVVTLKLKTSDFKLISKRQSLRHPTQIADTVYRTARALFDQVGGRGPFRLLGVGLSEISAAAEADREGDLLDPGAQKRADAEKAADKIREKFGKDAIIKGRALR; this comes from the coding sequence ATGCCAGCCCTTTGCCGCGATTGCCTGACCACCTTCGACAATGAGACCCGTTGTCCGCAATGCCGCAGTCCAAGGGTGACGCGGCACCCGGAGTTGTTCGCACTGACCATCGCACATATGGATTGCGACGCTTTCTATGCCTCGGTGGAAAAGCGCGATAATCCCGCCTTGGCCGACAAACCGGTGATCATCGGTGGCGGGCGGCGCGGTGTCGTGTCTACCGCCTGCTACGTCGCGCGGATCAAAGGCGTGAAATCCGCAATGCCGATGTTTCAGGCGCTCAAACTCTGCCCCGAGGCGGTCGTCGTGCGCCCCAACTTTGCCGCTTACACCGAGGCCTCACGCGCGATCCGCGCGATGATGGATGAGCTGACACCAGTGGTTGAGCCATTGTCACTGGATGAAGCGTTTATGGATATGACAGGAACAGAACGCCTCCATCATGCGCCTCCAGCAGTGATGTTGGCGCGCCTCATCAAACGGATGAAGACCGAACTGGGTCTGACCGGATCAATCGGTCTGTCACACAATAAATTCCTCGCCAAAGTGGCCTCGGACCTCGACAAGCCGCGCGGATTCTCAATCATCGGCAAGGCAGAGACGACCGAATTCCTGCGGCCCAAATCCACCCGCCTGATCTGGGGGATCGGGCCAGCAGCGCAAGCCAGTCTAGAGGCTGTGGGGATTCGCACGTTCGATGATCTGCTGCGCTGGGACCGCCGCGACCTGCATGACCGCTTTGGCGGGATGGGAGAGCGGCTTTATAGCCTCGCGCGGGGCGAAGACGGGCGGCGGATTTCATCGCATAGCCCCGTCAAAACGCTGTCGAACGAGACGACGTTCAATGAAAATACGGGCGATGTGGATATTCTGGATGGGCATTTGTGGCGCATGGCCGAAAAGGTCAGCGCGCGCGCCAAGGCGCAGGACAAGGCAGGGCGGGTGGTGACGCTAAAGCTCAAGACATCCGACTTCAAGCTGATCTCGAAACGGCAAAGCCTGCGCCACCCCACACAGATCGCCGATACGGTTTACCGCACGGCGCGCGCCCTGTTTGATCAGGTTGGCGGACGGGGGCCATTTAGATTGCTTGGTGTAGGACTGTCCGAGATCAGCGCCGCGGCCGAAGCGGATCGCGAAGGTGATCTGCTGGATCCTGGTGCGCAAAAACGGGCCGATGCAGAAAAAGCCGCCGACAAAATCCGTGAGAAGTTTGGTAAGGACGCGATTATCAAAGGGCGCGCCCTGCGCTGA
- a CDS encoding N-formylglutamate amidohydrolase produces MLKTAYTLTRPRTRTTSVVFASPHSGRDYPDSFLRRSVLNASEIRSSEDAFVDQLFVAVPDYGAPLLTANAPRAYLDLNRGPDELDQALIEGVRRNAHNPRIASGLGVIPRVVANGRQIYRGKLTLAEAHLRIAQYWRPYHDQLQTLLDESNNAYGEAILIDCHSMPHEALENVGPPGSARPDVVLGDRFGSAAAGSIVERVEAAFANAGLRVARNMPFAGAFITQHYGRPSRRQHAIQVEIDRAIYMNERTLEPSSDFAAFQALLSGVIAEIADIGRIAEQKVAAE; encoded by the coding sequence TTGCTCAAAACGGCCTACACTTTAACCCGCCCACGGACGCGGACAACATCAGTTGTCTTTGCGTCACCGCATAGCGGACGCGATTACCCTGACTCCTTCTTGCGTCGCAGTGTGCTGAATGCAAGCGAGATCCGTTCCTCTGAAGATGCCTTTGTAGATCAGCTCTTTGTCGCTGTACCTGATTATGGCGCACCGCTCCTGACCGCGAATGCGCCGCGGGCCTATCTTGACCTGAACCGTGGTCCTGACGAGCTGGATCAGGCCCTGATCGAAGGCGTCCGCCGCAACGCCCATAACCCGCGCATCGCCAGCGGGCTTGGGGTGATCCCGCGTGTTGTGGCCAATGGCCGCCAGATCTATCGTGGCAAGCTCACGTTGGCCGAGGCGCATCTGCGCATTGCGCAATACTGGCGCCCTTATCATGACCAGCTTCAAACGCTGCTGGATGAAAGCAACAACGCTTACGGCGAGGCGATATTGATTGATTGCCATTCTATGCCACACGAAGCGCTGGAAAATGTAGGCCCCCCGGGGAGCGCGCGGCCGGATGTGGTGCTGGGCGACAGGTTTGGATCCGCCGCCGCAGGCTCAATCGTGGAACGGGTTGAGGCCGCTTTTGCAAACGCGGGTCTGCGTGTCGCGCGGAACATGCCGTTTGCGGGGGCCTTTATTACCCAACATTACGGCCGTCCGTCGCGCCGGCAACACGCCATACAGGTCGAGATCGACCGCGCGATCTATATGAACGAACGCACATTGGAACCGAGCAGCGATTTTGCCGCCTTTCAAGCGCTGCTTTCGGGCGTTATCGCCGAGATCGCAGATATCGGGCGCATTGCGGAACAAAAGGTTGCGGCGGAATAG
- the ykgO gene encoding type B 50S ribosomal protein L36, translated as MKVRNSLRSLKQRHRDCRVVRRKGRVYVINKTQRRFKARQG; from the coding sequence ATGAAGGTACGTAACTCCCTCCGCTCGCTCAAGCAGCGCCACCGCGATTGCCGCGTCGTGCGCCGTAAGGGCCGTGTCTATGTTATTAACAAGACACAACGCCGGTTCAAAGCCCGTCAGGGCTAA
- a CDS encoding DVUA0089 family protein, with translation MTRLKLRTSAIAALLLGTATPALAQDICGGFGNNGQWIGGDEASSDITMAETYLEQMALVLGGNEYVSLFTLSAPTDIRVEAAGRGSGDPIIDLLDSTGSIILSDDDSGGNAASRAETFLDAGTYCMSLRSYDGGPMTAFVRIGRQDQDALTDGVSTDSSTPTGSCDTAVPFGPLGNSVSASVNDTPFWSFELDGQTAITITAENETADPVITLYGPGEAYIDENDDYDGLNSRLDVTDSLAAGTYCLGVTALSDNDAPITISINEYNAEEALQGIYARGEAAPPLDGSVLVTDLGVLTSRMRQDLQASGDVTWFSLDFEDAGLLVVEAIANGNSDPWLVVYDDLGRQVGVNDDYGDGLDSMIAARLQAGTYLIGVRLFDGDQGFVRLVAERYVRAK, from the coding sequence ATGACCCGCCTTAAACTCAGAACATCCGCGATTGCGGCCCTCCTGCTGGGCACCGCAACACCGGCATTGGCCCAAGACATCTGCGGCGGCTTTGGCAACAACGGTCAGTGGATTGGCGGCGATGAAGCCAGCTCTGATATCACGATGGCCGAAACTTACCTCGAACAAATGGCGCTGGTTTTGGGCGGCAATGAATACGTATCCCTTTTCACCCTCTCCGCCCCGACAGATATCCGTGTCGAGGCAGCAGGGCGTGGGTCGGGCGATCCGATCATTGACCTGCTGGACAGCACTGGCAGCATTATCCTGTCCGACGATGATTCTGGCGGAAACGCCGCGTCGCGCGCGGAGACCTTTCTTGATGCAGGCACCTATTGCATGTCCTTGCGCAGCTATGATGGCGGCCCGATGACCGCATTTGTGCGCATTGGACGTCAAGATCAGGATGCTTTGACCGACGGTGTCAGCACCGACAGCAGCACACCCACGGGAAGCTGCGACACTGCGGTGCCCTTCGGCCCACTCGGCAACAGCGTGTCAGCCTCGGTCAATGATACGCCGTTCTGGAGCTTCGAACTCGATGGTCAAACGGCGATTACGATCACAGCCGAAAACGAAACGGCCGATCCTGTCATCACACTTTATGGTCCGGGTGAAGCTTACATTGATGAAAACGATGATTATGACGGGTTGAATTCCCGCCTTGATGTCACTGACTCTTTGGCCGCCGGCACCTATTGTCTTGGCGTCACGGCACTCAGTGACAACGACGCGCCGATCACCATCTCAATCAATGAATACAATGCAGAGGAAGCTTTGCAGGGCATTTACGCACGCGGCGAGGCAGCTCCTCCTTTGGATGGCAGTGTCCTTGTGACTGATCTGGGCGTACTCACATCACGTATGCGTCAGGATTTGCAGGCAAGCGGCGATGTAACATGGTTCAGCCTCGACTTTGAGGATGCGGGCCTGTTGGTGGTCGAGGCCATCGCGAACGGCAACAGCGACCCTTGGCTGGTCGTCTATGACGATCTGGGCCGCCAAGTTGGCGTGAACGATGACTACGGCGACGGGCTTGATAGCATGATTGCCGCACGTTTGCAGGCTGGCACCTACCTTATCGGCGTGCGCCTTTTTGACGGGGATCAGGGCTTTGTACGCCTTGTGGCCGAAAGATACGTGCGCGCGAAGTAA
- a CDS encoding peptidoglycan-binding domain-containing protein — protein sequence MRKLILIAALSGLALPAFADDAALLMGVERYDDFRRVDDATDILDASDELRDAGFEVATLSNGSARDMKRLAETLANDALDAERLVVALSGRFATDGTRTWFLAEDAQTPTPFGLDGAISVDTVLDVLARTPGQAVLLLGYDQNGFSSFGRYLREGVGNLDIPQGVTVIYGEPDRITGVLTDAVAVSGGDVMAYVRDNRRLNMLGFQPQSLIMQPSGAVPAPSLPQIEPSLTAWNNAQNADTADSYRDFIFDNPRSPYAEEARRRLDQIENDPVRLAEIAEDALNLTRNERRAIQRNLTLLEFNTRGVDGIFGPGTRGAIRNWQQNNGFTQTSYLTTEQINRIDAQASRRAAEIAAEEERAREEALSLDRDYWEETGARGTTAGYQAYLERYPDGVFANEARNRLTALDEADKEAANDAAQAQEDALNINPVLRRLIENRLEQLGFNPGQIDGRFDRDTRRAISRYQAQGNLTATGYLDQATLARLLADTFGR from the coding sequence ATGCGCAAACTGATCCTCATTGCTGCCCTCTCGGGGCTTGCACTGCCCGCATTCGCCGATGACGCGGCCCTCTTGATGGGTGTTGAACGCTATGACGATTTTCGTCGTGTAGATGACGCAACAGACATTCTCGACGCATCCGACGAATTGCGCGATGCAGGTTTTGAGGTTGCGACACTGTCAAACGGATCGGCGCGCGATATGAAGCGATTGGCGGAAACCCTGGCCAATGATGCGCTGGACGCCGAGCGCTTGGTCGTCGCGCTCTCGGGCCGCTTTGCCACGGATGGTACGCGGACTTGGTTCTTGGCCGAGGATGCGCAAACGCCCACACCTTTCGGCCTGGATGGTGCGATTTCGGTGGATACGGTGCTGGACGTGCTTGCACGCACGCCCGGTCAGGCGGTTCTGCTGCTGGGATACGATCAGAACGGGTTCAGCAGCTTTGGCCGATATCTGCGCGAAGGCGTGGGCAATCTTGATATACCGCAAGGTGTGACCGTGATTTACGGCGAGCCTGACCGGATTACGGGGGTCCTCACAGATGCGGTTGCCGTGTCGGGTGGCGATGTCATGGCCTACGTGCGCGATAATCGTCGCCTGAATATGCTGGGCTTTCAGCCGCAGAGCCTGATCATGCAGCCATCGGGTGCCGTCCCTGCACCAAGCCTGCCGCAAATCGAGCCAAGCCTTACCGCTTGGAACAATGCGCAAAACGCGGACACCGCCGATAGCTATCGCGACTTTATCTTCGACAACCCGCGTAGCCCTTACGCGGAAGAGGCGCGCCGTCGTCTCGACCAGATCGAAAATGATCCGGTCCGCCTTGCAGAAATTGCCGAGGACGCGCTGAACCTGACACGCAATGAGCGGCGTGCAATCCAGCGCAACCTGACATTGCTGGAATTCAACACGCGGGGTGTGGACGGTATTTTTGGCCCCGGCACACGTGGCGCAATCCGCAATTGGCAGCAGAACAATGGATTTACACAGACGTCCTATCTAACAACCGAGCAGATCAACCGGATTGATGCGCAGGCCAGCCGCCGCGCCGCCGAAATTGCGGCCGAGGAAGAGCGGGCGCGCGAAGAAGCCTTGTCTCTGGATCGCGATTATTGGGAAGAAACCGGTGCGCGTGGCACAACGGCAGGCTATCAAGCCTATCTTGAGCGTTACCCTGACGGTGTTTTCGCGAATGAAGCACGCAACAGGCTCACTGCGCTGGATGAGGCGGACAAAGAAGCGGCCAATGATGCGGCGCAGGCGCAGGAAGATGCGCTGAACATCAACCCTGTACTGCGCCGTTTGATCGAAAACCGTTTGGAACAACTGGGGTTCAATCCTGGACAGATCGACGGACGGTTTGACCGTGACACGCGGCGTGCAATCAGCCGCTATCAGGCGCAGGGGAACCTGACCGCAACGGGATATCTGGATCAGGCAACACTGGCGCGCTTGCTGGCGGATACATTCGGGCGGTAG